The Bacillus sp. Y1 genome has a window encoding:
- a CDS encoding GerAB/ArcD/ProY family transporter encodes MNIEKISGIQLFYIMSGYILGTAIILGLGQDVKQDAWLFITFGMICGFILMAVYTKLAIYYPGDTLVQMLPKIIGKFLSYPIILLYILHFTYSAARACRELGALIITTILNETPIIIVIGSFMLLLIYCLRGGIESFGRLVEIVFPIYIFSLLLLWILLLTVDHFNVKNLTPIFGEGVKPVLVKAVPNAINFPFGESIVIMMFFPFLSNKQHIRKVGISSVILGGILLIVNSIMMISVVGSEIYSLDAFTLLSATQMVSVADFLERFDALVILMMVLGVFFKAGAFFFGAAVGISQLFHLKQTSSVLLGLGTIIAPLSLVSASSYVEHLEIGFKYFVPYVLTFLQIVIPFVLVSLAFIRRKISY; translated from the coding sequence ATGAATATTGAAAAAATAAGTGGAATCCAACTTTTTTATATCATGTCTGGATATATACTTGGGACAGCCATTATTTTAGGGTTAGGTCAAGATGTGAAGCAGGATGCATGGTTATTTATCACATTTGGCATGATATGCGGGTTCATCTTAATGGCTGTTTATACTAAATTAGCGATTTATTATCCAGGTGACACCCTTGTTCAGATGCTTCCTAAAATAATTGGAAAATTTCTTTCTTATCCCATCATCCTCCTATATATTTTACACTTTACCTATTCTGCAGCCAGAGCGTGTAGAGAATTAGGAGCTCTTATTATTACTACCATCTTAAATGAAACGCCAATCATTATTGTAATAGGAAGTTTTATGTTGTTGTTGATTTATTGCTTACGTGGGGGTATTGAAAGCTTTGGACGATTAGTCGAAATCGTGTTTCCCATTTATATTTTTTCTTTGCTTTTACTTTGGATTCTATTATTGACGGTTGACCATTTTAATGTAAAAAATCTAACTCCTATATTCGGTGAGGGTGTAAAACCTGTATTAGTAAAAGCAGTGCCAAATGCAATAAATTTTCCATTTGGAGAATCCATTGTCATCATGATGTTTTTCCCTTTTCTAAGCAATAAACAGCATATAAGAAAAGTAGGTATTTCAAGTGTTATATTGGGAGGTATTTTATTAATTGTTAACTCCATAATGATGATCTCTGTAGTAGGGTCGGAAATATACAGCTTGGATGCATTTACACTTCTTTCAGCAACTCAAATGGTATCTGTTGCCGATTTCCTCGAACGATTTGATGCACTTGTTATTTTAATGATGGTTTTAGGGGTGTTTTTTAAAGCTGGAGCGTTTTTTTTCGGGGCTGCTGTTGGCATCTCTCAATTATTTCATTTAAAGCAAACTTCCTCTGTCCTACTTGGACTTGGGACTATTATTGCTCCTTTATCACTTGTTAGCGCATCTAGTTATGTAGAGCATTTGGAAATAGGATTTAAATATTTTGTTCCATATGTCCTTACTTTTTTACAAATCGTTATACCATTCGTACTTGTTTCTTTAGCATTTATTAGAAGGAAAATCTCCTATTAA
- a CDS encoding DUF2243 domain-containing protein — MRILGAVVGFFTVDFLFHIIDALAFGLKADTGPERIGAVGIGIGILLLLMTLFYRLFSKSFFHGFIVATGLFLSFDIVVFHWVFQLHRITSGPEANWLEPLFVLGGTFLLLYGIKKERSVRILKDNRISM, encoded by the coding sequence ATGCGAATTTTAGGGGCAGTTGTAGGTTTTTTTACAGTGGATTTTCTTTTTCATATCATAGATGCGTTAGCATTTGGGTTGAAAGCTGATACTGGACCAGAGCGGATTGGTGCGGTTGGAATCGGAATCGGAATCCTCCTTTTACTTATGACCTTGTTTTACCGATTGTTTTCGAAATCCTTTTTTCACGGATTTATCGTAGCAACTGGTCTTTTCTTAAGTTTTGATATCGTGGTGTTTCATTGGGTCTTTCAGCTACACCGAATTACCAGTGGTCCGGAGGCGAATTGGTTGGAGCCCTTGTTTGTGTTAGGGGGAACATTTCTTCTATTATATGGAATTAAGAAAGAAAGATCTGTGAGGATTTTAAAAGATAATCGGATAAGTATGTAA
- a CDS encoding VOC family protein, with the protein MGRPIHFEIHVDNMDRATKFYGEVFGWTFQDWSEYAGMPYFGAVTGTENEPGINGALMQRQGPPPEPNQAMNGYACTLGVEDYDSIEAKILENGGKVALPKHALPGMAWQGYYLDTEGNIFGIHQPDVNAK; encoded by the coding sequence ATGGGAAGACCAATTCATTTTGAAATTCACGTTGATAATATGGATCGAGCAACCAAGTTTTATGGGGAAGTATTCGGGTGGACCTTTCAAGACTGGAGTGAGTATGCAGGCATGCCTTATTTTGGGGCTGTTACCGGTACGGAAAATGAACCTGGAATTAACGGCGCCTTAATGCAACGCCAAGGTCCTCCGCCAGAACCAAACCAAGCGATGAATGGTTATGCTTGTACATTGGGAGTGGAAGATTACGATTCTATTGAAGCAAAAATTCTGGAGAATGGAGGAAAGGTGGCCTTGCCGAAACACGCACTTCCTGGAATGGCCTGGCAGGGATACTACCTGGATACGGAAGGAAACATTTTCGGGATTCATCAACCAGACGTGAATGCAAAATAA
- a CDS encoding ABC transporter permease gives MDIRNGNFIIWFKQKWTNGPLFSTAIALIIMIIVQTLVLGFDYDSFGDWFHSWLNNWINILRNNAGTGIVALGMTFVIMTGGIDLAVGSTLVATGAFSMILLNTGSQGILARMGLTGTPAIIVTIFLVLILGYLLGSLIGLSITKGKVPPFIATLGAMMIFRSVTQHFMQGYNTTIPMEFLQVASFKMGNYMLMPIIYWAVIAYILYYMSKRTTFGRQIIAVGSNEKAARLSGVHVEKVKLRVYMLMGVLVSIASIIQVSRIGSMDFSNAGRGMEMDAIAAAVVGGTSMSGGRGLILGTVYGMLIIAVMNNLLNLFGVPPFLREAFKGLIVIAAVLLQKKEKIS, from the coding sequence ATGGACATTAGGAATGGGAATTTTATCATATGGTTTAAACAAAAATGGACGAATGGACCACTATTTAGTACAGCAATCGCCCTTATCATTATGATTATTGTACAAACATTGGTATTGGGCTTTGATTATGATTCGTTTGGGGATTGGTTTCACTCGTGGTTGAACAACTGGATTAATATCCTTAGAAATAATGCAGGTACAGGAATTGTAGCATTAGGAATGACATTTGTGATTATGACGGGTGGCATTGATTTAGCGGTTGGTTCTACATTAGTTGCCACAGGCGCATTCTCTATGATTCTCTTAAACACGGGCTCCCAAGGTATATTAGCTCGAATGGGATTAACAGGAACACCAGCCATCATCGTTACGATTTTTTTAGTATTGATACTCGGTTATTTACTAGGTTCTTTGATCGGTTTGTCGATCACCAAAGGAAAGGTCCCTCCATTTATTGCTACATTAGGGGCGATGATGATCTTTCGAAGTGTGACTCAACACTTTATGCAAGGCTATAACACGACCATCCCAATGGAATTTTTACAAGTAGCTAGTTTCAAAATGGGGAATTACATGCTCATGCCTATTATTTATTGGGCTGTGATTGCGTATATCCTTTATTATATGTCCAAACGTACGACCTTTGGTAGACAGATTATTGCCGTAGGTTCCAACGAAAAAGCGGCCAGACTTTCTGGTGTCCATGTGGAAAAAGTAAAACTACGGGTGTATATGTTGATGGGCGTCCTTGTTTCGATCGCATCTATTATTCAAGTGTCTCGGATCGGTTCAATGGATTTTTCCAACGCGGGTAGAGGGATGGAAATGGATGCCATTGCCGCTGCGGTAGTGGGTGGTACCAGTATGAGTGGTGGAAGAGGACTGATTCTAGGAACCGTATACGGAATGTTAATTATCGCCGTGATGAATAATCTTCTTAATCTATTCGGTGTTCCACCTTTTTTAAGAGAAGCCTTTAAGGGTCTCATTGTTATTGCTGCTGTCCTTTTACAGAAAAAGGAGAAAATCTCATAA
- a CDS encoding carbon-nitrogen hydrolase family protein, with protein sequence MKVALAQLKPVLHDKSKNLEMMLHHIQKASQQNCQLILFPELVLTGYFTREKTKELAEDINGESISQLKDWAREYNLMMIAGFPEKVQEEVFNSAVIIDQSGEVVGTYQKVHLWDEEEKYFSAGQEFPVWNTSFGTIGVMICYDTEFPETARILAERGAELILAPTANMTPLEHLQKTYIQSRAAENQVFVATTNRIGVEETTHFFGQSAAASPFGELLVLGDGEENQYYVEVDFSQIQAARNQFCYLADRRPSVYQSTMNRKGETIV encoded by the coding sequence ATGAAAGTAGCTTTAGCACAATTAAAGCCTGTACTACATGACAAATCGAAAAACCTCGAAATGATGCTTCACCATATTCAGAAGGCATCCCAGCAGAATTGCCAGCTTATTTTATTTCCAGAACTCGTGTTAACGGGCTATTTCACTCGGGAAAAGACAAAAGAACTCGCGGAAGACATCAATGGGGAAAGTATCTCCCAATTAAAAGACTGGGCCCGTGAATACAACCTAATGATGATTGCTGGTTTTCCTGAAAAAGTACAGGAGGAGGTATTTAATTCAGCCGTCATCATTGATCAGAGTGGCGAGGTAGTAGGTACATATCAAAAGGTCCATTTATGGGACGAAGAAGAGAAGTATTTTTCTGCAGGTCAGGAGTTTCCGGTCTGGAATACATCTTTTGGTACGATTGGGGTCATGATTTGTTATGATACCGAGTTTCCGGAAACCGCTCGAATTCTAGCAGAAAGAGGGGCAGAACTCATTTTGGCACCAACGGCAAATATGACTCCACTGGAGCATTTGCAAAAGACTTATATACAAAGTCGCGCAGCCGAAAATCAGGTGTTTGTCGCGACAACCAACCGCATTGGAGTGGAGGAGACAACCCACTTTTTTGGACAAAGTGCAGCGGCCAGTCCATTTGGAGAATTATTGGTTTTAGGTGACGGAGAGGAAAATCAATATTATGTCGAAGTAGATTTTTCTCAAATTCAAGCAGCTAGGAATCAGTTCTGTTATTTAGCGGACCGGAGACCAAGTGTGTACCAGTCGACCATGAATCGAAAGGGGGAAACAATCGTATGA
- a CDS encoding VOC family protein, with product MKLGAFSISLNVKDIHKSKEFYTKLGFEALGGDISQNWLIMKNDSCIIGLFQGMFEKNILTFNPGWDENAQNLESFTDVRELQKMLQEKGIHIVSGVNESSEGPAYFTIEDPDGNPILLDQHR from the coding sequence ATGAAACTTGGCGCTTTTTCTATTAGTTTAAATGTAAAAGATATACATAAATCAAAGGAATTCTATACTAAACTTGGATTTGAAGCATTAGGAGGAGATATTTCTCAAAACTGGCTCATTATGAAGAATGATAGCTGTATAATAGGACTTTTCCAAGGAATGTTTGAAAAAAACATCCTTACATTTAATCCAGGATGGGATGAAAATGCACAAAATCTTGAATCCTTTACGGACGTACGAGAACTTCAAAAAATGCTTCAAGAAAAAGGCATCCATATCGTATCTGGAGTAAATGAATCAAGTGAAGGACCGGCATACTTTACTATTGAAGATCCTGATGGGAACCCTATTCTTTTGGACCAACACCGATAA
- a CDS encoding beta-glucosidase: MLKKLKKNKRKKLLALAMASTVALSGFSTIPISAAENTTTTVQSSVLTATPKLVDEKSIDAVIAAMTLQEKAFMVVGGNKGGLVSENGEVIGGQSTKVPGAAGQTQAIERLGIPAIVMADGPMGVRISPTRPDDSKTYYATKFPSPTVLGASWDKELANEVGEATSQELKAFGIDLLLAPGMNIQSYLLNGRNFEYFSEDPVVTGEMASSFVNGVEDNGVGTTIKHFATFNQRTNNNGNMVVSQRALREIYLKGFEITVKESDPWSIMDSYNMINGTYATENKELLTDVLRNDFGFTGFAMTDWEFGLRDIAKQMEAGTNLLMPGSAAQSQRIMDAVNSGILDEAILDRNIKEILKIVVNTRTFKGKTATNNPNLTENAKISRKAAADGMVLLENKKAALPISNKQSVSLFGVPVSEINTGGRGSALVYAPYHVGVAEGLRNAGFTLNEELIKKNDQYVAEMRTKDEYKGTPGTFGSVGPKLPEMDISEDVIEAAKNTDVGIVVIGTAPGSYATDRAKEDFYLSDSQKEMVEQVSKAYRAQGKKVIAVLTVEGPIETESWKNQVDGILLSWQPGQELGNAVADILTGEVNPSGKLAQTFPKDYEDLPYADRFPGSAEGFPYEEDIYVGYRYNTTFDVEPAYEFGYGLSYTKFNYSDINVKEGKKFDGEIKVTATVKNTGKTSGREAVQLYVNAPDGKLEKPELELKDFAKTKELQPGEKEELTFVLNAKDLASFDEESSSWILEKGTYKINIGASSEDIKGSAVFKVDETMVVEKVSDVLAPQVEFERLSQR, encoded by the coding sequence ATGTTAAAGAAGTTAAAGAAAAACAAAAGAAAAAAGTTATTAGCATTGGCCATGGCATCAACGGTCGCATTATCGGGATTCTCAACTATACCTATAAGTGCAGCTGAGAATACTACCACAACGGTACAATCTTCCGTCCTTACGGCTACGCCAAAACTAGTGGATGAAAAGTCGATTGATGCAGTTATTGCAGCGATGACTCTTCAGGAAAAGGCATTTATGGTTGTAGGGGGAAATAAAGGTGGATTGGTATCCGAGAACGGAGAAGTTATTGGTGGCCAGTCTACCAAGGTACCAGGGGCAGCCGGTCAGACACAGGCGATTGAACGTTTGGGCATCCCAGCCATCGTCATGGCAGATGGACCAATGGGAGTTCGCATCTCTCCGACAAGACCAGATGACAGCAAAACCTATTATGCCACTAAATTTCCTTCTCCAACCGTCCTTGGTGCTTCATGGGACAAGGAGTTAGCAAATGAGGTCGGAGAGGCGACGAGCCAGGAGTTGAAAGCTTTCGGAATTGACCTTCTGCTTGCCCCTGGCATGAATATTCAAAGTTACCTTCTTAACGGAAGAAACTTTGAATACTTTTCCGAAGATCCAGTCGTCACGGGTGAAATGGCCAGTTCGTTTGTTAATGGAGTGGAAGATAACGGAGTAGGAACAACGATCAAACATTTTGCCACCTTTAATCAGCGGACCAACAACAATGGAAATATGGTCGTCAGCCAGCGTGCACTCAGGGAAATTTATCTAAAAGGTTTCGAGATTACGGTAAAAGAATCTGATCCATGGTCGATTATGGATTCTTATAATATGATCAATGGTACATACGCGACTGAGAATAAAGAACTTTTAACCGATGTGTTAAGAAATGATTTTGGCTTTACTGGGTTCGCTATGACGGACTGGGAGTTCGGTCTGAGAGATATTGCTAAGCAAATGGAAGCAGGGACGAATCTCTTGATGCCTGGAAGTGCCGCACAGTCACAAAGAATCATGGATGCCGTGAATAGCGGGATCCTGGATGAAGCCATCCTTGACAGAAATATTAAGGAAATTCTAAAAATAGTGGTTAATACACGCACATTCAAAGGGAAAACGGCTACGAATAATCCGAATCTCACAGAAAATGCCAAGATTTCAAGAAAAGCAGCTGCAGATGGAATGGTTCTTCTTGAAAATAAAAAAGCGGCCTTACCAATTAGCAATAAGCAAAGTGTTTCCTTATTTGGGGTACCTGTGAGTGAAATCAATACGGGTGGCAGGGGAAGCGCCCTGGTTTACGCACCTTACCATGTAGGAGTTGCTGAAGGACTCCGCAATGCAGGCTTCACACTCAATGAAGAGTTGATTAAGAAGAATGATCAATATGTTGCGGAAATGAGAACCAAAGACGAATACAAAGGCACTCCTGGAACATTCGGCTCAGTCGGACCGAAGTTACCTGAAATGGATATCAGTGAAGACGTGATTGAAGCAGCCAAGAATACAGATGTGGGAATTGTGGTCATAGGAACCGCTCCTGGCTCCTATGCGACTGATCGGGCAAAAGAAGACTTCTATCTTTCTGATTCCCAGAAGGAAATGGTCGAGCAGGTGTCAAAAGCGTACCGAGCGCAAGGCAAAAAAGTTATTGCTGTGTTGACGGTTGAAGGTCCAATTGAGACGGAAAGCTGGAAGAATCAAGTAGATGGAATCCTGCTTTCTTGGCAGCCGGGACAAGAACTTGGAAATGCGGTGGCGGACATCCTGACTGGGGAAGTCAATCCTTCCGGAAAATTGGCCCAGACCTTCCCGAAAGACTATGAAGATCTTCCATATGCGGACCGATTCCCTGGATCAGCAGAAGGATTCCCTTATGAAGAGGATATCTATGTTGGGTACAGATATAATACAACCTTTGACGTCGAACCAGCCTATGAATTCGGCTATGGATTGTCTTATACAAAGTTTAATTACAGTGACATAAATGTGAAGGAAGGAAAGAAATTCGATGGAGAAATTAAAGTCACTGCCACGGTGAAAAACACCGGAAAGACATCCGGAAGAGAAGCCGTTCAACTCTATGTGAACGCTCCGGATGGAAAGCTTGAAAAACCTGAACTAGAATTAAAAGATTTTGCCAAGACGAAAGAATTACAACCTGGAGAAAAAGAAGAACTTACTTTTGTGCTTAATGCAAAAGACTTAGCCTCCTTTGATGAAGAGTCCTCTTCCTGGATTCTTGAAAAAGGCACATATAAAATTAATATAGGCGCGTCTTCTGAAGATATTAAAGGATCGGCGGTATTCAAGGTGGATGAAACGATGGTCGTTGAGAAAGTAAGTGACGTCCTAGCTCCACAGGTTGAATTCGAGAGATTGTCACAAAGATAG
- a CDS encoding flavin-containing monooxygenase, with protein sequence MSEIWDVIVIGGGQAGLASGYYLRKKGYQFIILESSNIAAGSWPNYYDSLQLFSPANFSSLPGMKFPGDRNHYPNKSEVIQYLTDYTQHFQLPVHIHKQVLSVEKNNNVFTVVTGTGETYHSKVIVNATGTFRSPYIPVIKGRELFNGRMLHSSQYRNPEPFINERIVVVGSGNSAVQIAVELSKVSKTSLAVRQPVRFQKQKVLGQDIHFWLKLSGFDQFPFWRLGKTAPKTKPVLDFGPYKEQMDKGKPDQVNIFTSFYSDGVIWPDGRKEQVDTVIFATGYKNHLSHLKTGAIDSTGEPIHVGGVSTSVPGLYYVGLEGQRSFATATLRGSGPDAKFVIRKLERYIKLYK encoded by the coding sequence ATGAGTGAAATTTGGGATGTTATTGTAATCGGAGGAGGTCAGGCGGGTCTAGCTTCAGGGTATTACTTACGCAAGAAGGGATATCAATTTATTATTCTCGAATCAAGTAACATTGCAGCGGGTTCCTGGCCGAATTATTATGACAGTCTTCAATTGTTCTCCCCAGCCAACTTTTCATCCTTGCCTGGAATGAAGTTCCCAGGTGATCGCAATCATTACCCTAATAAATCTGAAGTGATTCAATACTTAACAGATTATACTCAACATTTTCAACTTCCCGTTCATATTCATAAGCAGGTCCTATCTGTTGAGAAAAACAATAACGTATTTACAGTTGTTACAGGAACTGGAGAGACGTATCATTCAAAAGTAATTGTTAATGCTACGGGCACTTTTCGAAGTCCTTATATCCCTGTGATAAAGGGAAGGGAGTTATTTAATGGACGTATGCTTCATTCTTCTCAATATCGAAATCCCGAACCTTTTATTAATGAAAGAATCGTTGTTGTTGGAAGTGGAAATTCTGCTGTGCAAATTGCCGTCGAGCTTTCAAAAGTTAGTAAGACATCATTAGCTGTACGTCAGCCCGTTCGTTTCCAAAAACAAAAAGTATTAGGTCAGGACATTCACTTTTGGCTGAAATTATCAGGCTTTGATCAATTTCCTTTTTGGAGATTGGGCAAAACCGCACCAAAAACAAAGCCCGTACTAGATTTTGGACCATATAAAGAACAAATGGATAAAGGAAAACCAGACCAAGTCAACATCTTTACCAGTTTTTATAGCGATGGGGTCATTTGGCCAGATGGAAGGAAGGAGCAGGTAGATACGGTCATTTTTGCCACTGGATATAAAAATCATCTTTCTCACTTAAAAACGGGAGCAATAGATTCAACAGGGGAACCCATACACGTAGGTGGAGTTAGTACTTCAGTACCTGGTCTCTATTATGTGGGGTTAGAAGGTCAACGCTCCTTTGCTACTGCAACTTTAAGAGGGAGCGGTCCTGATGCAAAATTTGTGATTCGGAAGTTAGAACGTTATATAAAACTATATAAATAA
- a CDS encoding SRPBCC family protein, with translation MSIRFEVKRTIQVTQPIAYKGLLDLDSAKHWMQGLVLDVGPIRLGSQWEETGKMFGREATEHFEVVELTEPDKIVLRCDGANGTTGKGEFMFTYILSSTDNHTEVTLNGKINGLTGLSKFFGKLMAGTFKKACEKDLDRLKNFLEK, from the coding sequence TTGAGTATTCGTTTTGAAGTAAAAAGAACAATTCAGGTAACCCAACCAATCGCTTACAAAGGGTTACTTGATCTCGATTCCGCTAAGCACTGGATGCAAGGATTAGTATTGGATGTAGGGCCCATTCGTCTGGGAAGTCAGTGGGAAGAAACAGGAAAGATGTTCGGAAGAGAGGCAACTGAACATTTTGAGGTGGTCGAACTCACTGAACCAGATAAAATTGTGCTGCGATGTGATGGAGCAAATGGAACAACAGGTAAAGGAGAATTTATGTTTACATATATTCTATCTTCCACTGATAATCATACTGAGGTGACTCTGAATGGGAAAATTAATGGACTAACAGGGTTATCGAAATTCTTCGGCAAGTTGATGGCTGGAACCTTTAAGAAAGCCTGTGAAAAAGATTTGGATAGGTTAAAAAACTTTTTAGAGAAGTGA
- a CDS encoding metallophosphoesterase family protein yields MKITVISDTHIPKKAKSLPSKVITELKQSDLIIHAGDWQTLDVYHECLQYGDVRGVFGNVDSEELQELLPEKLVVVIECVRIGVVHGHGKRWTTERRAMEAFANDPVDCIIFGHSHIPVLKEINGILLFNPGSCTDKRRQPKPSFGIITVNNGLHAEHVFFEKE; encoded by the coding sequence ATGAAAATTACCGTTATTTCCGATACACATATCCCTAAAAAGGCAAAATCACTCCCCAGTAAAGTCATTACAGAACTAAAACAGTCCGACCTCATTATCCATGCAGGAGATTGGCAAACGTTAGATGTTTATCATGAATGCTTACAATATGGAGATGTTAGAGGAGTGTTTGGGAATGTAGACTCTGAGGAACTGCAAGAACTTCTTCCCGAAAAACTTGTAGTAGTTATAGAATGTGTTCGAATTGGGGTGGTTCATGGTCATGGAAAACGCTGGACTACGGAGAGGCGTGCAATGGAAGCTTTTGCAAATGATCCTGTGGATTGCATCATATTCGGTCATTCTCACATTCCGGTTTTGAAGGAGATAAACGGTATTTTATTATTTAATCCTGGATCCTGCACGGATAAAAGGAGACAGCCCAAACCTTCTTTCGGTATCATCACCGTGAATAATGGACTTCATGCCGAGCATGTATTTTTCGAGAAAGAATAA
- a CDS encoding sodium:solute symporter family transporter, with product MNSPIMGYSVIILFAVMMTAITLFINKKDGNQNVDDLLTAGRRVPFGLVAASVCVAWIWTGTIMASAEAGVWFGINGGFNYAWGAVVPFMIFIPIALRLRKIMPKTTTFIEFIRERFGTKLANVYLLFGIALVLYVCVMQAVGIAYAFEYTFHLNFKVVAFLSAVLFSSFIAMSGLKGSIYNSVFQFFIIMIVIFVTIPLIIKSVGLENMYEGMLRAATDTSHPQHNPDALNFFGSAGWMYGLSAVVIAMGQVVLSQGYYSTAAAASSSKGLFWAYLIGTIIAWLPIPMIFGNVIGGSVYHLGVSSEELGVSTGAAPYIFDYFLGSGGGIIFVVMIFMAGLTTGGNGLAGLQAMLTIDFYKRYLNKQATEKQQLTFGRGIIFALGITIGICSLFLDGVSLLTIDIFSGILFAAPTASLIIGLWSGRLNPKVSLLSIVVGLASGLSAYFMIANDDLNWFVGNMLSLFLPFLIILISLPFTNKKYDFNKLKNYQPEHKINL from the coding sequence ATGAACAGTCCAATCATGGGATACTCCGTAATTATTCTCTTTGCCGTTATGATGACTGCCATAACCCTTTTCATTAATAAAAAGGATGGTAATCAAAATGTCGATGATTTGTTAACGGCGGGACGAAGAGTTCCGTTTGGCCTCGTTGCTGCCAGTGTTTGTGTGGCCTGGATCTGGACGGGCACGATTATGGCTTCTGCGGAAGCGGGGGTATGGTTTGGAATTAATGGTGGCTTTAACTATGCTTGGGGTGCTGTTGTTCCTTTTATGATTTTTATCCCGATTGCGTTACGTTTACGAAAAATTATGCCAAAGACCACCACGTTTATTGAATTCATTCGTGAGCGGTTCGGTACAAAGTTAGCCAATGTGTATTTATTGTTCGGAATAGCCTTGGTGTTATATGTTTGTGTCATGCAGGCGGTAGGAATTGCGTATGCCTTCGAATATACCTTTCATTTAAATTTTAAAGTCGTTGCTTTTTTATCAGCGGTCCTCTTCTCAAGCTTCATTGCCATGTCTGGGCTAAAAGGCTCCATCTATAATTCTGTCTTCCAATTTTTCATTATCATGATTGTTATTTTTGTCACGATTCCTCTCATTATTAAGAGCGTGGGATTAGAAAATATGTATGAAGGAATGCTACGGGCTGCAACGGATACGAGTCATCCACAACATAATCCGGATGCTCTGAACTTTTTTGGCTCCGCAGGCTGGATGTATGGATTATCAGCTGTGGTTATCGCCATGGGTCAAGTTGTATTAAGCCAGGGCTATTATTCAACCGCCGCTGCTGCTTCCAGTTCAAAGGGATTGTTTTGGGCGTATCTCATCGGAACTATTATCGCATGGTTGCCAATTCCGATGATATTTGGAAATGTGATTGGAGGAAGTGTCTATCATTTAGGTGTTTCCTCAGAAGAGCTCGGTGTATCGACGGGAGCGGCTCCATATATTTTCGATTATTTTCTCGGTAGCGGAGGGGGTATCATCTTCGTTGTCATGATCTTTATGGCGGGACTAACGACGGGAGGAAATGGTCTCGCCGGACTTCAGGCGATGTTGACGATTGATTTTTATAAAAGATACCTCAACAAGCAAGCGACTGAAAAACAACAACTCACATTCGGTCGAGGGATTATTTTTGCCTTAGGAATCACCATTGGAATTTGTTCTCTGTTTTTAGATGGTGTGTCCCTATTAACCATTGATATTTTTAGTGGAATTTTATTTGCTGCTCCTACCGCGTCGTTAATCATTGGATTGTGGTCTGGTCGACTAAACCCGAAAGTCTCGTTGCTTTCGATTGTAGTTGGATTGGCTTCAGGGTTATCTGCATACTTTATGATCGCTAATGATGATCTGAATTGGTTTGTCGGAAATATGCTATCCCTCTTTTTACCATTTCTCATAATCTTGATAAGCCTGCCATTTACCAATAAAAAGTATGACTTTAACAAGCTGAAAAACTATCAACCGGAACATAAAATTAACCTATAA
- a CDS encoding 5-formyltetrahydrofolate cyclo-ligase: protein MKTKQDIREEKWSYLTEHKLGRFPFPLQNRIPNFKGAEKAAHFVTTMPEYQNAKVIKVNPDSPQLPIRAQVLKDGKTLLVPTPRLKAGFIMVKPEWVPIGEERKAASLSHIKSYGKEISLAEMPRIDLFFTGSVALHRDGRRVGKGEGYSDREYAIIRELGNPDVPIIGTIHSGQLTDHEIPRDPYDLTVDWIATETGLIKTHSPYKKPSGIQWELVTEEELEEMPVLREIRELTGK from the coding sequence ATGAAAACCAAACAAGACATTCGCGAAGAAAAGTGGAGCTATCTAACAGAACATAAATTAGGGAGATTTCCATTTCCCTTACAAAATCGGATTCCCAATTTCAAAGGGGCAGAAAAAGCGGCGCATTTTGTCACGACGATGCCTGAGTATCAAAACGCCAAAGTTATTAAAGTGAATCCAGACTCTCCTCAGCTTCCTATTCGCGCACAAGTATTAAAGGACGGAAAAACCTTACTTGTTCCTACTCCCAGGCTCAAAGCTGGATTTATTATGGTAAAGCCTGAATGGGTTCCAATAGGTGAAGAGCGAAAAGCAGCCAGTCTCTCTCATATCAAATCTTACGGCAAAGAAATATCACTAGCTGAAATGCCCAGAATTGATTTGTTCTTTACTGGCTCTGTGGCCCTACATAGAGATGGAAGAAGAGTGGGAAAAGGTGAAGGATACTCTGACCGGGAATATGCCATTATTAGAGAACTCGGTAATCCAGATGTGCCAATCATTGGAACGATTCATAGTGGTCAATTGACGGATCATGAAATTCCGAGGGATCCATATGATTTAACCGTTGATTGGATCGCCACTGAAACCGGGTTAATCAAGACCCATTCCCCTTATAAAAAGCCAAGTGGGATTCAGTGGGAGCTTGTCACAGAAGAGGAATTAGAGGAAATGCCTGTATTACGGGAGATTCGGGAATTAACAGGAAAATAA